The stretch of DNA ATGTTGATTCAAAAAAAGAGTTTATTAAGAAAAGGAAAAGGAAAGTAAAAGAAGAAATGCTCCCTATCCAAAAGCCTGAGCAAGAGAAGACAGAAGATGGACATATTGATATTTATGTTTGAAAAAACTTTCAAAAATCTTTATAAAACTGCCACATATGATTTAAAGGTCCATGTCCATGACCAATATCTAACGAGTGTTTAATTGCATTATGGACATAGTCCTTAGCATTCTTTACAGCATCTAAAAGACTGTATCCTTTTGCAAGGTATGAAGAGATTGCAGCAGATAAAGTGCAGCCTGTGCCATGTGTATTTTTTGTGTTAATTCTTTCTGATATAAGATACTCAAACCTGCTTCCATCATAAAACACATCAATTACTTTATCACCCTCACCATGACCACCTTTTAAAAGTACTGCATTAGCACCATCTAAGTATAGTTTTTTACAAGCTTTTTCTACATCTTCTAAGGATTTTATTTTAAATCCTGTTAAGCTTTCAGCTTCAGGAATGTTTGGAGTGATTAAAACTGATAACGGGATTATTTTTTCTTTTAAAGCCTGTTCATCGGCAACTTTTAACAATGGGTCTCCAGACTTAGACCTCATCACGGTGTCAACCACTAAATTTGGAATTTTAAAATCTTTTACAGCTTTTGCTACCGCTTCAACTATAC from Sulfurihydrogenibium sp. encodes:
- the thiD gene encoding bifunctional hydroxymethylpyrimidine kinase/phosphomethylpyrimidine kinase, which translates into the protein MRKIPKALTIAGSDSGGGAGIQADLKTMTSLGVYGMSAITSITVQNTVGVFGVYDLPPQVVYDQIKVVVEDIGIDSAKTGMLSNAGIVEAVAKAVKDFKIPNLVVDTVMRSKSGDPLLKVADEQALKEKIIPLSVLITPNIPEAESLTGFKIKSLEDVEKACKKLYLDGANAVLLKGGHGEGDKVIDVFYDGSRFEYLISERINTKNTHGTGCTLSAAISSYLAKGYSLLDAVKNAKDYVHNAIKHSLDIGHGHGPLNHMWQFYKDF